The Sphingopyxis sp. YR583 DNA segment GCGTCGGAGCTGTTCGAGACGCTGTTCGGCGAAGCGGGCCGCCACGCGCGCGCCGCGGTCGGCGTCGCCGTGCTGCCGCTCGGCGCCGCGGTCGAAGCCGACGCGATCGTCGCGGTGAAGCCCGCCTAGGAGCACCAGTGGCCGAAGCCGACCCACCCGCGCGCACGATATCGCTCGGTAGCGGCGTCACCGCGATCGAAGCCGCGGCGTGGGACGCGCTTCACGACGGCGGCAATCCGTTCGTCAGCCACGCCTTCCTGACCTTGCTCGAAGAATCGGGCAGCGTCGGGCCGGGCACCGGCTGGCAGGCGGCACCGCTGCTCGTCGAGGATGCGGACGGGACGCTCGTCGGCGCGGCGCCCGCCTATCTCAAATCGCACAGCCAGGGCGAATATGTCTTCGACCATGCCTGGGCCGATGCCTGGACGCGCGCGGGCGGCGATTATTATCCCAAGCTGCAGATCGCGGCGCCCTTTACCCCGGTGCCGGGACCGCGGCTGCTATCGAATGACAGGGCCGATGCCCTGCTGCTGCTCCGCGCGGCCGAAGCCGTGGTGCGGCAGAACCAGCTGTCGTCGGCGCATGCGACCTTCGTCGCGCCCGAACAGATGCCGCTGTTCGAAGAGGCGGGCTGGCTCGTCCGCCGCGATATCCAGTTTCATTTCGCCAACCGGGGCTATGACAGTTTCGAGGATTTCCTCGCCACGCTGAATTCGCAAAAGCGCAAGCAGCTTCGCAAGGAACGGCTGCGCGCCGTCGAGGGCTTGCGGATCGAGGAACTGACCGGAGGCGCGATCCGTCCCGAACATTGGGACGCGATGTGGCTTTTCTATCAGGACACCGGCGCCCGCAAATGGGGGCATCCGTACCTTACGCGCGAAGCGTTCGACCTGATGGGGGCGCGGATGGCGGAGCGGATCATCCTGCTCATCGCCTATGACGGCGAAGATCGGCCGGTCGCGGGCGCGCTACACTTCCTCGGCACCGATACGCTTTACGGCCGCTATTGGGGCTGCCTGACCGAAATCCCCTATCTCCATTTCGAGCTATGCTATTATCGCGCGATCGACATTGCGATCGAACGCGGCCTGAAGCGTGTCGAGGCCGGCGCGCAAGGCGGACACAAGCTGGCGCGCGGCTATGGCCCCGTCGCCACCTGGTCGGCGCATTTCATCGCCGATCCGGGATTTCGCCGTGCCGTTGCCGACTATCTCGAGCAGGAACGCCGCGCGGAAGAATCTGAAATGGAGTGGCTGGAAGGGCATACGCCCTTCAAGCGGAAGGATTAGGCCGCAAACCGCCGTGCGGCGGGACGGCGGGCCGTCTCGTCGAGCCAGGCGCGCGCCTGGCGCTGCGCTTCGGCGATTTCGTCGCGGCTCATCTCGTCCGACAGGTCGGCGCGGCACTGCTGGCCTTCGAGATTGCCGCCGAGCGCCGCGAGATTGAACCATTTATGCGCCTGGATCAGGTCGACATCGACCCCGCCAGTGCCGGTAGAAAAAGCGATACCCAGATCGAAATAAGCATTGGCGTCGCCGCGTGCGGCGTCGAGCAGACGGCTCTCGATCAGATATTGGGCAGACTTCAGACTGTTCGCCATGATAACCCCCTTTGCCTCCACCCCACATGGAGACCTCGGGGCCAAATTTGCGATTTATGGTCAACAAAGCGTTAACGATGATCCGAATTTTTGTGGATATCGTCCAAGACTAACGGAAATTGGCGAGTTTCGGCGTTAACTAACCGACCGCCAAATTGTCGATCAGCCGGGTTTTACCGATCCGCGCCGCCGCCAACAACCGCGCCGGCGTCCGGAAAGCGCTCAATCTCTCAAGACTGTCGGCATCGGCGAGCGCGACATAATCGACACTGTCGAAACCGCCCTGGACGATCGCTGCCTCGGCCTTGGCGAGCGTCTCGGCGACGTCGGCGCCCCCCGCAATCGCCTTTGCCGCGGCGTTCAACGCATCGGGAAAGGCGGTCGCCGCCGCGCGCTGTTCCTTCGACAAATAGGCGTTGCGCGACGACAGCGCGAGCCCGTCGGTGTCGCGCGCGATCGGCGCACCCAAAATGTCGATACCGAAATCGAGGTCGCGCGCCATGCGGCGGATGATCGCAAGCTGCTGCCAGTCCTTTTCGCCGAAGATCGCCACATCGGGGCGCACCTGATTGAACAATTTGGCGACGACGGTCGCGACGCCGTCGAAATGACCGGGGCGCACCGCTCCGCAATAATCGGCGCCGAGTTCGGCGACTTCGATATGCGTGCTGTGGCCGCCGGGGTACATCGTCGCGACGTCGGGCGCCCAGAGCAGCCCCGTGCCTTCCTGCGCGAGCATCGCGGCGTCGCGCGCCTCGTCGCGCGGATAGGCGTCGAAATCCTCGTTCGGGCCGAACTGGGTCGGATTGACGAAAATCGACACGACCGCATGGTCGGCAACGCGCTTTGCCATGCGGACGAGCGAGAGATGCCCGTCGTGCAGCGATCCCATCGTCGGGACCAGAGCGACGCTCTTGCCCCCCTGCTTTAGTGCCGTAACGGCACGGTGCAGCATTGCGATGTCACGGATGATTTGCACGCCCGGTCGCCCTCCGATATTGGCGCGACTATATCACTTCGCGCGCCGGCCGCCCATGCCGCGCAAACAGGAAAATCGCAACGCCCCATGACGACCTCAGCGACGAAGCCCGCACCGCACCGCATCATCTTTGCCAATGAAAAGGGCGGGACCGGCAAATCTACTTGCGCCGTGCATTTCGCGGTGGCGCTGGCGAGCCAGGGCTGGCGCGTCGCGGGGATCGACCTCGACCCGCGCCAGCGCACCTTCCACCGCTATCTCGAAAATCGCGAGCAGACCGCAAAGCGCCGCGAGATCGCACTGCCGACCCCGCGCTTCGAGGTGTTTACCGGTTCGACGATCGAGGAACTCGACGAGCAGGTCGCGCGGCTGAGCGAAGACGCCGATTACATCATCGCCGACACGCCCGGCCGCGACGATGTCTTTGCGCGCCACCTTGCAACTAGCGCCGATACGCTGGTGACGCCGATCAACGACAGCTTCATCGATTTCGACCTGATCGGACAGGTCGATCCCGAAACCTTTCAGGTCGTGCGTCCCAGCTTCTATTCCGAACTGATATGGGACACGCGCAAGACGCGCGCGAAGACCGACGGGCGGACGATCGACTGGATCATCCTGCGCAACCGCCTCCAGCACGTCGACGCGCACAATATGCGCCGCGTCGGCGAGGCGCTGACCCAGCTATCGCGCCGCGTCGGCTTCCGCGTCATCCCGGGGCTCGGCGAGCGCGTCATCTATCGCGAGCTTTTCCCGGCTGGCCTCACCCTACTCGACAAGGCCCATCTCGGCGGCATGGGGATTGGCCACGTCGTCGCGCGGCAGGAACTCCGCGAGGCGATGGGTGGACTGAACCTACCGGCGCGCGAGCGATTGCATCCGGACGGGGATTTGTTCGCCGCCGCCTGACCCTTCTCTCCCCCAAGAGGTTCAAAGATGACGCACGATTTCCACCCGACGATGCTGCGCGAATATGACATCCGCGGGGTCGTCGGCGATACGCTGTCGGACAAGGATGCCTATGCCATCGGCCGCAGTTTCGCGACGCTGATCCGCCGCGCAGGCGGCAAGAGCGTCGCGGTCGGTTATGACGGCCGGCTGTCGTCGCCGATGCTCGCCGACGCGCTGATCGCCGGGATCAACGATGCGGGCGTCGACGCGCTGAACGTCGGGCTCGGGCCGACGCCGATGCTCTATTATGCCGCATCAACCGAAGATGTGGACGGCGGCATACAGATAACCGGCAGCCACAATCCCCCCGACTATAATGGTTTCAAATTTGTGATGCAGGGGCGTCCCTTCTACGGCGCCGATATCCTGGGCATCGGCAAAATGGCCGCCGCGGGCGATTGGGAGGCCGTCGATACGGGGGGCGAAGGCACGTCTCAGAGCATCGATATCGTCGACGCCTATGTCGACCGGCTGGTCGAAGGTTTCGCCGGCGGCGCTTTCCGCATCGGCTGGGACGCGGGCAACGGCGCCGCAGGCACCGTCATCGAGAAACTGACCGCGCGCCTTCCGGGCGAGCATCACCTGCTGTTTACCGACATTGACGGGCATTTCCCGAACCACCATCCCGATCCGACCGAAGAGAAGAATCTCGCCGATCTCAGGAAACTCGTCGCGGAGAAGAGCCTCGATTTCGGCGTCGCTTTCGATGGAGACGGCGACCGCATCGGCGCGATCGATGGCGAAGGTCGCGTGATATGGGGCGACCAGCTGCTGCAAATATATGGCGCCGCGGTTCTGAAGGATATTCCCGGCGCGACGGTCATCGCCGATGTGAAGGCGAGCCAGGCGCTGTTCGACCGCGTTGCCGAACTCGGCGGCCAGCCCTTGATGTGGAAGACCGGCCACAGCCTGATCAAGGCGAAGATGAAGGAAACCGGCAGTCCGCTGGCAGGCGAGATGAGCGGGCATATCTTCTTCGCCGACCGTTATTATGGCTATGACGACGCCCCCTATGCGGCGCTGCGTCTGATCGAGGCGGCAACGAAGCTCGGGCAGAGCGTGACCGAATTGCGCGGCAGCATGGCGCCGATGGTCAACACCCCCGAAATGCGCTTCCAGGTCGACGAAAGCCGCAAATTCGCCATTGTGGACGAAGTCCTCGATCGCCTCGCCGAATCGGGCGCGAAAGTCGACCGGACCGACGGCGCGCGCGTGCTCACCGACGATGGCTGGTGGCTGCTTCGCGCCTCGAACACGCAGGACGTGCTCGTCGCGCGCGCCGAGGCGAAGGACGAGGCGGCGCTGACGCGGCTACTGGCCGCAATCGACGAGCAACTCGCGCTGTCGGGGATCGTGCGCGGGCCGCAAGCGGCGCATTAACCGTCGCTGCCCGCGTCGCTTTCGTTACCCTGCAAAAATCTTGCCAGATTGACGTTCGCCGCGTCGCTGGGGTAACGCGCTCGTGGGGCTAGAAACGGAACCGACCGACCTATGACCGACGACGAATCCATCGCTGGCACACTGACCGATGACGATCATGGCGTCACCGAGCACAAGGCGCATGTCCGCGAGGATGCCGCTGCGGGCAATGGGCTCGCGGTCATTTCGATCGCGAAAAGCTATGACAAACGCGTCGTGCTGTCGGACGTGTCGTTGTCGGTCGGCAAGGGCGAGGTCGTCGGCCTGCTCGGCCCGAACGGCGCGGGCAAGACGACCTGCTTCTATTCGATCATGGGGCTGGTGAAGCCCGACGCCGGGCGCATCATGCTCGACGGCGCCGACATCACCGCGCTGCCGATGTATCGCCGGGCGATCCTCGGGCTCGGCTACCTGCCGCAGGAAACCTCGATCTTTCGCGGCATGACGGTCGAACAGAATATCGGCGCGGTGCTCGAACTCAGCGAGCCCGACAAGATCGAACGAGAGCGGCGGATGGAAGAGCTGCTCGACGAATTCGGCCTCACACGTCTTCGCGATTCGGCGGCGATGGCGCTTTCGGGCGGCGAACGCCGCCGCGCCGAAATCGCCCGCGCGCTTGCGGCGAACCCGTCGATCATGCTGCTCGACGAACCGTTCGCAGGAATCGATCCGCTCTCGATCAGCGACATCCGCGACCTCGTCGCGGACCTCAAGACGCGCGGCATCGGCGTGCTGATCACCGACCATAATGTGCGCGAGACGCTCGACCTCGTCGACCGCGCCTGCATCATCTACGACGGCAAGGTGCTCCTTGCCGGCTCCCCGGAAGAGCTCGTCGCCGACCCCGAGGTGCGCCGCCTCTATCTCGGCGAGGGCTTCTCCTTGTGATCGAATAATCGCTGATGGCGTTGGGTCCGCGCCTCGATCTCCGCCAGTCGCAATCGCTGGTGATGACGCCGCAGCTGCAGCAAGCGATCAAGCTGCTGGCGCTGTCGAACCTCGAACTCGAAGCCTATTTGGCCGAGGCGCTTGAAGGCAATCCGCTGCTCGATACCGCGTCGGCGGACAGCGACGGCAGCGCGGGCGATCCCGAATTCACACCCGGCGGCGATACCCCGACGACCGAAGCCGCGTCGCTCGATGCCGATCAAGCGTTGTCCGCCGACGGCGGGAGCGCCAACGACCTCGATGTCGACCTCGCCGCCGACAGCTTTCACCATGACAGCGCAAGCGACAATGTCGGGCTGTCGGGATCGGGCGAGGACATCGATTTCGACAGCTTCGCCGAGCATGAGGGCACGCTTCACGACCATCTGATGGCGCAGGTCGGCGAGCGCTTCGGCGGGATCGAAGCAATCGTCGCAGGCCAGCTCGTCGCCCTGATCGACGAGGCGGGATATCTGCGCGCCGATCTTGCCGAACTTGCGGCGCAATTGGGCGTACCGCTCGCGCTGATCGAAGAGGTGCTCGCGGGCATCCAGTGCTTCGACCCGTCGGGCGTCGGCGGGCGCGACCTCGCCGAATGCATCGCGATCCAGGCGCGCGAGGCCGATCGCTATGATCCGGCGATGGCCACCATGATCGCGCATCTCGACCTTGTCGCGAAAGGCGCCTTCCCGCAATTGAAGCGCATCTGCGGGGTCGACGACGAGGATCTCGCCGACATGATTCGCGAACTGCGCGGCTATGACCCCCGCCCTGGCCTCAGATATGGCGGCGAAGGCGCGCCGGCGGTCGTTCCCGACCTGTATATCCGTCAGACCGCGCAAGGCTGGGCGGTCGAGATCAACAGCGGCACCCTGCCGCGGCTGCTCGTCAACCGCCGCTATTACACCGAACTCGCGACCGGGGCGGCGGCGAAGAGCAAGGCGTGGCTGTCCGAACAACTCGCGGGCGCGAACTGGCTCGTCCGCGCGCTCGACCAGCGCCAGCGCACGATCGTCAAGGTCGCGAGCGCGATCGTGAAACAGCAGGAAGGCTTCTTCCTCCACGGCGTCGCGCATATGCGGCCGCTGACCTTGCGCCAGGTCGCCGAGGAAATTGGCATGCACGAATCGACCGTCAGCCGCGTCACGAGCAACAAATATCTCAGTTGCGCGCGCGGGCTGTTCGAGCTCAAATATTTCTTCTCGAGCGGCATTTCGGCGACCGAGGGCGATGGCGCGGTGTCGGCCGAGGCGGTGAAGAGCCGGATCAAGGCGATGATCGAGGCCGAGGATGCCAAGGCGATTCTCTCCGACGAGACGATCGCGCAGAAACTGTCGGCCGAGGGGCACGACATCGCGCGGCGCACCGTCGTCAAATATCGCGAGGCGATGGGCTATGGCTCGTCGGTGCAGCGGCGGCGGCAAAAGGCGCTCGCGGGCTGAAATCGGCCGGAAAGGCGGTTGACTTTCGAGCCGCTTCCCCATAGTTGCGCCGCTTCGCGTTACCACGCCAAGATTTACGGACAGAGATCATGAAGATTCGCAACAGCCTGAAGTCGCTGAAGGACCGCCACCGGGATAACCGCGTTATCCGCCGCCGTGGCCGCACCTATGTGATCAACAAGACCAACCGCCGCTTCAAGGCGCGCCAGGGCTAATGCCCCTGCGCGGGGCGCAACCGCCCCGTTTGCTTTTGGTGAACAGCGTTACGCCGTCGGAGGATTCCGGCGGCGCTTTCGCGTGTCTGGGGCGACCATGATTCGCCAGAGCGTGATCTTCGACGTCGGCCGCGTCCTGTTCGATTGGGATCTGCGTTATCTGTTCGCCAAGCTGATCGACGAGAAGGACGAGCTCGAATGGTTCGTCACCAACGTCGTCACGCCCGAGTGGCATTTCCAGCATGATGCGGGCCGTCCGCTCGCTGAGATGCTGCCCGAGCTAAAAGCCGAATTTCCGGCCCATGCGCTGCTGATCGACGCCTATGCCGCGCGTTTCAACGAGACAATCCCGGGACCGATGCCCGGCAGCCTCGAACTCGTCGAACGACTCGACGACGCCGGCGTGCCGCTCTTCGCGATCACCAATTTCGGACATGAATTCTGGGAGGGCTTTCGCCCGACCCAGCCGGTGTTCGACCGTTTCCGCGATATCATCGTCTCGGGGACCGAAAAGCTGCTGAAGCCCGATCCCGCGATCTACCATCTCGCGATCGAACGATTCGGCATCGACCCCGCTGGGGCGATCTTCATCGATGATGTTGCCGCAAATATCGCGGGCGCCGGATCGGCCGGCATCGCCGGGCACCATTTCAGGGATGCTGTCACGCTGGAGCGCGAGCTGGTCGCGCACGGATATTTGCCTGCTTGATGAGCAGGGCAGATCGCCTCGAACGCCTCGACATGCGCCGCGTCGAGCTGGAAGCGGAATATGAGCAGGTGCTGCTTGAGGCCTTGCGCAAGGTCGCTGCCGGCTCATGGGGCCTGTTCGGCCATACCAAGGATCGCGCGGCGCACGCCAAATGGGAGCCCGTCGTTACGGACCTGTGCGACCGGGGCGACGAGATCGACCAGATGCGCGACCAACTGGGCTTGCAGCCGTTCGTGTTGCACGAGGAATTCGAGGCATCGCGCGGCCCGGTCCCGACGAACGCTCCGGGCGAACCCAAGCAGGCAAAGGCGTGGCTCGAACGATTGGACAAGGAACTTTAGCCCAATCGCTTAGACCCGTGCATTACTTCTCCACTCCGAGCTGTGTCAGCACGAAGGCGAACTCCTCGGCATCCTCGCGCAATGCACCCCAGCGGCCCGATTTGCCCGCATGACCCGCGCCCATATTGGTGCGGAGCAGCAGGGTGGCGTCGTTGGTGCGCGTCGCGCGGAGCTTCGCGACCCATTTTGCGGGTTCCCAATAGGTCACGCGCGGGTCGTTGAGCCCGGCCGACACCAGCATCGGCGGATAGGCCTTGGCGGTGACATTGTCGTAGGGGCTATAGCTCAGCATATAGTCGAACGCCGCCTTGTCGGTGATCGGATTGCCCCATTCGGGCCATTCGCCAGGGGTCAGCGGCAGCGTTTCATCGACCATCGTGTTGATGACATCGACGAAGGGCACGCCCGCGAGCACAGCGCCCCACAGTTCCGGCGCCTGATTATAGACCGCACCCATCACCTGCCCGCCCGCCGAGCGGCCCTCGATCGAAATCTTGCCCGCGCTCGTGTACTTCGCGGCGATCAAGCCTTTCGCGACGTCGATGAAGTCGTTGAACGTGTTCTTGCGCTCGGTCGTCTTGCCCGCGAGATACCAGGCGCGGCCGAGGTCATCGCCGCCGCGGACATGCGCGATCGCATAGATCATACCGCGATCGACGAGGCTGAGCCGCGTCGTCGAAAAGCCCGGCGGGACGCGATATCCATAGGAGCCATAAACATAGAGGTGCATCGGCGCGCTGCCATCCCGCGGCGTGCCCTTTTTATAGACGAGCGATACCGGCACCGGCGTGCCGTCACGCGACGGCATATTTACCAATTCGGTTACATAATCATCGTGATTATAACCGGAAGGAATTTCCTGCACCTTCAGCGTTTCGAGCTTGCGGCTCGCGAGGTCATAATCGAACACCGTGTCGGGGGTGACCATCGATTCATAGTCGAGGCGCAGCTTGTCCTGATGATATTCGGGATTGTCGCCGAGCCCCGCGACATAGGTCGCTTCAGGGAATTTGATGCGGCCGGGGGTCAGCGGCGCGTCATATTTGCGGATATCGACCTGATCGACGCCCTTCTCGCGCGATTCGAGCACGAAATAGTCGCGGAAGATCGACAGGCCGGTGATGTAGGTCGCGTCCGATCCGGGAATCAGTGGTTTCCAGCTTCCCGGCGTCTTGATGTCGGCGGTCGCGATGCGGAAATTGGGATGCTCGTCGTTGGTATAGACGTAGAGCGTACCATCGCGTTCATCGACGCTATATTCGCGGCCCTTCTTGCGCGCCGACACCAGCTGCATCTTCGCCTCGGGATTGTCGGCGGGGAGCAGATAGACCTCGCTCGTCTCGTTATCGCCCGTCGCGATCACGATATAATTGTCGGCGGCGGTCTTTCCGATCCCGACGCCGAAACCGATGTCGGCTTCCTTGTAGAGCAATTTATCGTCGGCGACCGGCGTGCCGAGTTTGTGCAGCCGGACATTGTCGGTGCGCCAATTCTCGTTCGCGAGGCCATAGAGGATCGCGTCATTGCCCGAGGTCCAGACGAGCGACGACAAGGTGCCGGGAATCGTGTCGGGCAACAACTCGCCGGTCTCGAGATTGCGGATGCGCGCTTCAAATCGTTCGGAGCCATTGTCGTCGAACGAATAGGCCATCAGCTTGCCGTTCGGGCTGACCGATACCTCGGCAAGACGGAAATAATCCTTGCCCGCGGCCATCGCGACCTCGTCGAGGATCAGCTGCGTCTCGCCACCCGCGGCGGGCTTCCGATACCATTTCTTATATTCGGCGCCCGCTTCATATTCGACCCAATAGATCCAGTCGCCGTCCTTCTGCGGCACGCTCGAATCAGCCTCCTTGATCCGGCCCTTCATCTCCTGAAACAGGGTCTCGACCAAGGCTTCGTGCGGCTTCATCGCGGCGTCGAAATAGGCGTTTTCGGCCTTCACATAATCGAGCACATCCTTGTCATCGATCGTCGGATAGCCCTCGTCCCGCAGCCAGTGATAGGGATCCTGGAGCGTCTTGCCATGCAATGTCGTCTCATGCGGGCGCTTTTCCGCGACGGGGGCGGCGGGCAGGACGGGGGTCGGGCTGGTCAATGCGGCGTCTTTCTCTTTGGCGGACAGGGGCGGCGATGCGACAAGCGGGGTGGCAATTGCTGCCAGAAACATCCAAATAGCGCGCATCACAAAATCCCCCGCGGTGTCGCCCCAATTGGGCGGGATCGCCTACGATGTAGGAATAAGGAACGCGTCATGTCCAGCCCCGTCCCCCAATCGCCGCACGCACAACGCCTTGCCCGTGTCCGCGCCGAACTTGCGGCGCGCGGCCTCGACGGCTTCGTCGTGCCGATCAGCGACGAGCATATGAGCGAATATGTCGGCGAATATGCGCAGCGCATGGCCTGGCTGACCGGCTTTGGCGGATCGGCCGGGACGGCGGCGGTGCTGCCCCAAAAAGCGGCGGTGTTCGTCGACGGGCGGTACACAGTACAGGTGCGCGATCAGGTCGACGGGTCGCTGTTCGACTATGTCGGCGTGCCGCAGTCGAGCGTTGCCGAATGGCTCGGCGCGAACGTCAGCGCGGGGCAGAAGGTCGGCTACGATCCCTGGCTGCACGGCATCGACTGGGCGCGCGCGCTCGAAAGGGCGCTGGCCGCGAAGGGCGCCAGCCTCGTCGCGGTGACGCCCAACCCGCTCGACGCCGCATGGGACGACCAGCCGGCGCCGAGCGACGCGGTGGTGACGGTCCATGACGCCGCGCTCGCGGGGCAGGGCGCGGTCGAGAAGCGCGAAATCATCGCCGACTGGCTGAAGACGAACGGCCTCGACACGACGGTGATGACGGCGCTCGATTCGATCGCCTGGACCTTCAATATCCGCGGGACCGATGTCAGCCACACGCCGGTCGGGCTTTCCTTTGCGCTGCTCCACTCGGATGCCACCGCCGACCTGTTCATCGCGCCCGAAAAGCTCACCGACGCGGTGCGCGCGCATCTGGGCAACAGCGTGCGCATCCACGACCGCGATGCTTTCGAGACGGCACTTGCCGGACTCAAGGACAAGAAGGTGGCGGTCGATCCCGACCGCGCCGTCGCCGCGATCTTTACCGCGCTCGATGCGGCGGGGGCGAAGATCGCCCGCCACCGCGACCCCGCGGTGCTTCCGAAGGCGATCAAGAATGACGCCGAACTCAGCGGCACGCGCGCCGCGC contains these protein-coding regions:
- a CDS encoding aminopeptidase P family protein yields the protein MSSPVPQSPHAQRLARVRAELAARGLDGFVVPISDEHMSEYVGEYAQRMAWLTGFGGSAGTAAVLPQKAAVFVDGRYTVQVRDQVDGSLFDYVGVPQSSVAEWLGANVSAGQKVGYDPWLHGIDWARALERALAAKGASLVAVTPNPLDAAWDDQPAPSDAVVTVHDAALAGQGAVEKREIIADWLKTNGLDTTVMTALDSIAWTFNIRGTDVSHTPVGLSFALLHSDATADLFIAPEKLTDAVRAHLGNSVRIHDRDAFETALAGLKDKKVAVDPDRAVAAIFTALDAAGAKIARHRDPAVLPKAIKNDAELSGTRAAHVRDGVAVSRFLKWMEEVAPQGGLDELGAAAKLREFRDASGVLRDLSFDTISAAGPNGALPHYKVDETTNRAVETGTLYLVDSGGQYADGTTDITRTIAIGAPTAEMRRRFTQVLKGHIALATARFPKGTRGSQLDILARQYLWADGVDYAHGTGHGVGSYLAVHEGPQRIAKPAGGQAGTEEALHAGMILSNEPGYYKAGHFGIRIENLVVVTPQSIAGAEEDMLGFETITFAPIAQNLVDVSLLSAAEADWLDTYHAAVFEKLGAGVEGEERAWLEAACAPLDRAPAALAA